The Salvia miltiorrhiza cultivar Shanhuang (shh) chromosome 1, IMPLAD_Smil_shh, whole genome shotgun sequence genome has a window encoding:
- the LOC131005097 gene encoding plant intracellular Ras-group-related LRR protein 3-like, which translates to MDPNPTVTDPNPTVMDPNPSVADPTPTSFPILSQVMDALPASLTRSFTTTADDDSGVEKPPSPEPHFEISEKMPDIRNPELVAAMRDAVNDVAESRSVLEALGPRPDHETVDLARSRMSEIDAYETAGESGEVMKDYKACKAVIELDEMHESYQKMLEDAEKRLERIHDAAVAGDDAAADVDAEEYEEGEEEEYEDYEEAEEVKAEMMNEEVAAILKAAEAGKKPIEKVDLSGRKLKILPEEFGTLNLLIVLNLSYNKLEWIPDSVAGLENLEELILVANLLESLPDSIGLLENLKMLNVSSNKLAALPDSICHCRSLEELDASFNKLTYLPTNLGHELGNLKRLRVQLNKIRSLPTSIVEMKSLRLLDVHFNELHTIPQTIGKLTNLETLNLSSNFSDLTDLPETISDIISLKELDLSNNQIHALPNTFGRLLNLTKLKLDGNPLEIPPASVAAAGVDAVMAYMTKRWVDMLMDVDDEKSMLFVKEEEDEGLLSRGASWFRTVVTVLGGFGQSDADRHLDQEY; encoded by the exons ATGGATCCGAATCCCACCGTAACGGATCCGAATCCCACAGTCATGGATCCGAATCCCTCCGTCGCGGATCCGACTCCCACCAGTTTTCCGATCCTCTCCCAAGTCATGGACGCGCTTCCGGCCTCCCTCACGCGCTCCTTCACCACCACCGCAGACGACGATTCAGGCGTCGAGAAACCCCCGTCGCCGGAGCCTCATTTCGAGATCTCCGAAAAGATGCCCGACATCAGGAACCCCGAGCTCGTCGCCGCCATGCGCGATGCCGTGAACGACGTGGCGGAGTCCCGATCCGTCCTGGAGGCCCTGGGCCCACGACCAGATCACGAAACCGTGGATTTGGCGCGCTCGCGCATGTCAGAGATCGACGCGTACGAGACGGCAGGGGAGTCGGGGGAGGTGATGAAGGATTACAAGGCGTGCAAGGCTGTGATCGAGCTGGATGAGATGCACGAGTCGTATCAGAAGATGTTGGAGGACGCCGAGAAGCGGCTGGAGCGGATTCATGATGCTGCTGTGGCGGGGGATGATGCGGCAGCCGATGTGGATGCGGAGGAGTATGAGGAGGGGGAGGAGGAGGAGTATGAGGATTATGAGGAGGCGGAGGAGGTGAAGGCGGAGATGATGAATGAGGAAGTGGCCGCCATTTTGAAGGCGGCGGAGGCGGGGAAGAAGCCCATCGAGAAGGTGGATTTGTCGGGCCGGAAGTTGAAGATCTTGCCGGAGGAGTTTGGGACATTGAATTTGTTGATTGTGCTCAATTTGTCGTATAACAAGCTCGAG TGGATCCCAGATTCAGTTGCAGGGCTGGAGAATCTGGAAGAGCTAATTCTTGTAGCAAACCTATTAGAATCACTGCCTGACTCCATAGGCCTATTGGAGAATCTGAAAATGTTGAATGTCTCCTCAAACAAGCTCGCTGCCCTACCCGATAGCATCTGCCATTGCAG GTCGTTGGAGGAGCTGGACGCGAGCTTCAACAAGCTGACGTACCTCCCAACCAACCTCGGGCACGAGCTGGGGAACCTGAAGCGGCTGCGCGTCCAGCTGAACAAGATCCGGTCCCTCCCCACCTCCATCGTCGAGATGAAATCCCTACGCCTCTTGGATGTGCACTTCAACGAGCTCCACACAATCCCGCAAACAATTGGGAAGTTGACAAACTTGGAAACCCTAAATTTGAGCAGTAATTTCAGTGACCTGACTGATCTGCCCGAGACCATCTCGGATATCATCAGCCTCAAGGAGCTGGATTTGAGCAACAACCAGATTCATGCTTTGCCCAACACGTTTGGGAGGTTGTTGAACTTGACGAAGCTGAAGTTGGACGGGAATCCTCTGGAGATTCCTCCGGCGAGCGTGGCTGCGGCGGGGGTGGATGCGGTGATGGCATACATGACCAAGAGGTGGGTGGATATGCTGATGGATGTGGATGACGAGAAGAGCATGCTTTTTGTGAAGGAGGAGGAGGATGAAGGGCTGCTCAGCCGCGGCGCCAGCTGGTTCAGGACCGTGGTCACCGTGTTGGGAGGCTTCGGGCAGTCCGATGCTGACCGCCACCTGGATCAGGAGTACTGA
- the LOC131011709 gene encoding uncharacterized protein LOC131011709 has protein sequence MTNTTKTTTCLLFFLISFYLIVSSLNRPAPYASGYYVAVLKLVAAAVVAFLIVLAVRTTLVTWITVVVLLAFAGKRRRVLAREGRKITSDVAMYLAQVVIKESSVVAFACATIMSLMGMAWLGNAN, from the coding sequence ATGACAAATACTACCAAGACTACAACTTGTCTCTTATTCTTCTTGATTTCATTCTATTTGATCGTATCGTCGCTCAATCGGCCGGCGCCCTATGCCTCCGGCTACTACGTGGCCGTCTTGAAGCTCGTCGCAGCGGCCGTGGTGGCATTCTTGATCGTCCTGGCTGTCAGGACGACGCTGGTGACGTGGATAACGGTGGTGGTGCTCCTGGCCTTTGCCGGGAAGCGCCGCCGCGTCTTGGCTCGAGAGGGTAGGAAGATCACGTCAGATGTGGCCATGTATTTGGCGCAAGTTGTGATCAAAGAGAGTAGCGTTGTGGCTTTTGCATGTGCCACTATCATGAGCCTAATGGGAATGGCTTGGCTTGGAAATGCCAATTGA
- the LOC131005099 gene encoding DNA replication complex GINS protein SLD5-like, producing MDSGAGESSAADDYESLMSTTDAERLKSAWRNEKAAPEILTYAADLVQRSRQQIQLMEEMVDEINKNGVDPLTVSLYQMDLDRTMFLLRSYLRTRLQKIEKYVFLIQKTAEQWNRLSKQEQKFASRFAGDIKHHLELSVLSRLPDQYQSHLRQSAASEDDDMVPEPQLDAYVVCRSKKYLGAFQLDDGGEEPIDIEADDLYALPYKSIKPLVESGQIDLV from the exons ATGGATTCGGGTGCAGGAGAAAGCTCTGCTGCCGACGACTATGAGTCGTTGATGTCGACGACCGACGCCGAGCGGCTGAAGAGCGCGTGGCGGAACGAGAAGGCGGCGCCTGAGATTCTCACATACGCCGCCGATTTGGTGCAGAGGTCGCGCCAACAGATCCAATTAATG GAAGAAATGGTGGATGAGATCAACAAGAATGGTGTCGATCCACTAACAGTATCTCTTTACCAGATGGACTTGGACAGGACCATGTTCTTGTTGAGATCATATCTCCGCACTCGTCTTCAAAAG ATTGAAAAATACGTCTTTCTAATACAGAAAACTGCAGAACAGTGGAATAGGCTCTCTAAGCAGGAACAGAAATTTGCTTCGAG GTTTGCTGGAGATATAAAGCATCATCTGGAGCTGTCTGTACTCTCTAGATTGCCAGATCAATATCAGTCCCATTTGAGGCAATCTGCAGCAAGTGAAGACGACGACATGG TTCCGGAGCCGCAGCTGGATGCCTATGTTGTCTGCAGAAGCAAGAAATATTTAGGAGCCTTTCAGCTCGACGACGG TGGAGAAGAGCCTATTGACATTGAAGCAGACGATCTGTATGCTTTGCCATACAAGTCTATAAAACCACTCGTCGAGAGTGGCCAAATCGATCTCGTTTGA
- the LOC131005101 gene encoding protein JOKA2 produces the protein MEAPSTVVIKVKYGDMLRRFNAPIVDEKLSMNMDGLREKILSLFSFALDTDLMLTYVDEDGDVVNLVDDDDLRDVVKQGLNPVRVTVKVNNDKNGKQTYSSVSSTPSRSPPVQPLPNLSAGVSELLRHVPEPMREALAKLSEELASKASSSSPGISNFADNLSKVSLSYLGQLSDSAVMSNVQNGAPETSSATDNKDSEPPKVAAEKPKPDARMESNEVKIQNATGPRKDGPTFDFNAVAAALESENASGSKPESGGVPHTIRRREKVRKNVECSNGKSHVTSNPPAVAINVEKVAEPGSNPCDGSSNLVNGGHVPDNLTSVVIDAFKKATSPTWSPYKDVNLGSLRGLSCMYECPFSGTSLENASAAPQHSASDANPFRRSHSQNDSSGNIFHRGVRCDGCGIHPIVGPRFKSKVKVDYDLCRVCYDKMGNNNEYVRMDRPAVYRHHLPHFRVRDQGGLIPHVYRGHKIKLGSAKLDSRFIQDVNIFDGTVMAPLTPFTKIWRMRNNGTVAWPQKTQLVWIGGDKLTDAHSMEVQISAAGLQVDQELDVAIDFISPELPGRYISYWRMASPSGQKFGQRVWVLIQVDASTIQESPRDTVRNLNLNLPPISSSMTGVEIINVDSEATADASRRKVGDSKKIVESGLLNTDNELKFPINDSLLVGNGAGSSSAPSSSALYPIIDLGDMEPPLPSVSPAMPIHVLQPPPSPVPSAMPIPMPPPPPPPAAHIAIVPESVELPEKQLMEDKLLRELEEMGFKQVDLNKEVLRMNEYDLEQAVDDLCGVSEWDPILEELEEMGFRNTEMNKKLLKKNNGSIKRVVMDLIAGEGDV, from the exons ATGGAGGCTCCGTCTACTGTGGTGATCAAG GTCAAGTATGGGGATATGCTTAGGCGTTTCAATGCCCCTATTGTTGATGAAAAACTTTCCATGAACATGGATGGGCTGAGAGAGAAGATCCTTTCGCTCTTCAGCTTTGCTCTTGATACTGATCTGATGCTTACTTATGTTGACGAAGATGGGGATGTGGTTAATcttgttgatgatgatgatcttCGTGATGTCGTAAAACAGGGTCTGAACCCCGTGAGAGTAACAGTAAAAGTGAATAATGATAAGAATGGGAAGCAAACTTATTCTAGTGTTAGTTCTACTCCTTCTAGGTCTCCTCCTGTGCAACCTCTACCAAATCTGAGTGCTGGTGTCTCTGAGCTTCTGAGGCATGTTCCCGAGCCTATGCGTGAAGCATTGGCGAAACTTTCTGAAGAATTGGCATCCAAGGCATCGTCCTCTTCTCCTGGTATTTCTAACTTTGCTGACAACTTGTCAAAAGTCAGCTTATCCTATTTGGGCCAGCTTTCGGACTCTGCTGTGATGTCTAACGTGCAGAATGGTGCTCCTGAGACCAGCTCAGCTACAGATAACAAAGATTCTGAACCCCCCAAGGTTGCTGCTGAAAAACCTAAGCCAGATGCTAGGATGGAAAGTAACGAGGtcaaaattcaaaatgcaaCTGGGCCCAGGAAGGATGGCCCAACTTTTGACTTCAATGCTGTGGCTGCTGCCCTTGAGTCTGAGAATGCCAGTGGTTCCAAGCCTGAATCAGGCGGTGTTCCCCATACTATTCGTAGAAGAGAAAAAGTCAGGAAGAATGTTGAATGTTCTAACGGAAAGTCGCATGTGACCAGCAACCCTCCAGCTGTTGCAATCAATGTCGAGAAGGTTGCAGAACCTGGGTCGAACCCTTGTGATGGTTCTTCTAATCTTGTGAATGGAGGTCACGTCCCCGACAACTTGACATCTGTCGTAATTGATGCTTTCAAGAAGGCAACATCACCAACCTGGTCTCCTTACAAAGATGTAAATTTGGGCTCACTTCGTGGTCTAAGTTGCATGTATGAGTGCCCATTTTCTGGTACATCACTGGAGAATGCCTCAGCAGCTCCCCAACATTCCGCTTCTGATGCAAATCCCTTTAGGAGAAGTCATAGTCAAAATGATAGCAGTGGGAATATCTTCCATCGAGGGGTTCGTTGTGATGGTTGTGGTATCCACCCTATAGTTGGCCCGAGGTTCAAGTCGAAAGT GAAGGTTGATTATGACTTGTGCCGTGTTTGCTATGATAAAATGGGGAATAACAATGAATATGTCAGAATGGACCGCCCAGCAGTTTACCGACATCATTTGCCCCATTTTCGGGTGAGGGACCAGGGTGGACTGATCCCTCATGTTTACAGAGGTCATAAGATTAAACTCGGTTCAGCGAAGCTAGATAGTCGCTTCATTCAAGATGTTAACATATTTGATGGTACTGTTATGGCACCTTTAACTCCATTTACCAAGATATGGCGGATGAGGAACAATGGTACAGTCGCATGGCCCCAAAAAACTCAACTTGTTTGGATTGGAGGAGATAAATTGACCGATGCACATTCTATGGAAGTACAA ATTTCTGCTGCTGGATTACAGGTAGACCAGGAGCTTGATGTTGCCATTGATTTCATCTCTCCAGAGCTTCCAGGACGGTATATCTCGTATTGGAGGATGGCCTCACCATCTGGCCAGAAGTTTGGGCAGCGTGTTTGGGTTCTAATCCAG GTTGATGCTTCTACTATTCAAGAATCGCCTCGTGATACCGTAAGAAATTTGAACCTTAACTTGCCCCCTATAAGCAGCTCCATGACTGGCGTGGAAATTATTAACGTGGATTCCGAAGCAACAGCGGATGCCAGTCGCCGTAAGGTCGGTGACTCAAAAAAGATTGTGGAATCGGGATTACTGAACACGGACAATGAGCTGAAATTCCCTATCAATGATAGCTTGTTGGTTGGTAATGGAGCTGGATCGAGCTCTGCTCCCTCTTCATCAGCTTTATATCCTATCATAGACCTCGGTGATATGGAACCACCTCTCCCGTCGGTATCTCCTGCTATGCCTATCCATGTGTTGCAGCCACCGCCTTCACCTGTCCCTTCTGCTATGCCTATCCCGatgccgccgccaccaccacctcctgCAGCACACATTGCCATTGTACCCGAATCTGTTGAGCTTCCCGAAAAGCAACTAATGGAGGATAAACTTCTGAGGGAACTTGAGGAGATGGGCTTCAAACAGGTGGATCTAAACAAGGAAGTATTGAGGATGAACGAGTATGATCTCGAGCAAGCAGTGGATGATCTCTGTGGTGTTTCCGAGTGGGATCCTATCCTTGAAGAGCTCGAAGAGATG GGTTTTCGTAACACAGAAATGAACAAGAAGCTACTGAAGAAGAACAATGGGAGCATCAAGCGTGTTGTCATGGACCTCATCGCTGGAGAGGGGGATGTTTAG
- the LOC131005102 gene encoding elongation factor Tu, chloroplastic-like, whose product MASIIAATAASSIAKLTHISSPSFPNPNPSPKSSKITLTSSFTTSTNFNFHEVAAAAPTPLRRFSVRAARGKFERKKPHVNIGTIGHVDHGKTTLTAALTMALASLGNSAPKRYEEIDAAPEELKRGITINTATVEYETENRHYAHVDCPGHADYVKNMITGAAQMDGAILVVSGADGPMPQTKEHILLAKQVGVPNMVVFLNKQDQVDDEELLQLVELEVRELLSTHEFPGDDIPIVSGSALLALNALIENPGIKRGENEWVDKIYQLMDEVDNYIPIPQRRTDLPFLMAIEDVFSITGRGTVATGRVERGTIKIGDTVDIVGLKETRSTVITGVEMFQKTLDEAVAGDNVGLLLRGVQKADIQRGMVLAKPGTITPHKKFMVVVYVLKKEEGGRHSPFFTNYRPQFYMRTTDVTGAVVRIMNDQDEESKMVMPGDHVKMEVELITPVACEQGMRFAIREGGKTVGAGVIQSIIE is encoded by the coding sequence ATGGCCTCGATCATCGCCGCCACCGCCGCTTCATCGATCGCGAAGCTCACGCACATTTCCTCACCTTCTTTCCCAAACCCCAACCCCTCTCCGAAATCCTCTAAAATCACCCTCACCTCCTCATTCACTACCTCCACCAACTTCAATTTCCACgaagtcgccgccgccgcccctacCCCTCTCCGCCGCTTCTCCGTCCGCGCCGCCCGTGGCAAGTTCGAGCGCAAGAAGCCCCACGTCAACATCGGCACGATCGGCCACGTCGATCACGGCAAGACCACCCTCACCGCGGCGCTGACGATGGCCCTGGCGTCCCTCGGAAACTCCGCCCCCAAGAGATACGAGGAGATCGACGCCGCCCCCGAAGAGCTGAAGCGCGGCATCACGATCAACACCGCCACTGTCGAGTACGAGACGGAGAACCGCCACTACGCCCACGTGGACTGCCCCGGCCACGCCGACTACGTGAAGAACATGATCACCGGCGCCGCGCAGATGGACGGCGCGATTCTCGTCGTCTCCGGCGCCGATGGCCCCATGCCGCAGACGAAGGAGCACATTTTGCTGGCGAAGCAAGTCGGGGTTCCGAATATGGTGGTTTTCTTGAACAAGCAGGATCAGGTTGATGATGAGGAGCTGCTGCAGCTGGTGGAATTGGAGGTGAGGGAATTGCTTTCCACGCATGAATTTCCTGGTGATGATATTCCGATTGTTTCGGGCTCTGCGTTGCTAGCTTTGAATGCTTTGATTGAGAACCCTGGGATTAAAAGAGGGGAGAATGAGTGGGTTGATAAAATTTATCAGCTAATGGATGAGGTTGATAACTACATTCCCATTCCGCAGAGAAGGACTGATTTGCCCTTCTTGATGGCAATAGAGGATGTTTTCTCGATTACGGGTAGGGGGACTGTGGCTACGGGGAGGGTGGAGAGAGGGACGATCAAGATTGGGGATACGGTGGACATTGTTGGATTGAAGGAGACGAGGAGCACGGTTATAACGGGCGTGGAGATGTTTCAGAAGACGTTGGATGAGGCCGTGGCTGGGGATAATGTGGGGTTGTTATTGAGAGGTGTCCAGAAGGCTGATATTCAGAGGGGGATGGTGCTGGCTAAGCCTGGCACAATCACGCCTCACAAGAAGTTTATGGTGGTGGTTTATGTGTTGAAGAAGGAGGAAGGTGGGAGGCATTCCCCTTTCTTTACGAATTATAGGCCTCAGTTTTACATGAGGACTACTGATGTGACAGGGGCTGTGGTCAGGATCATGAACGATCAGGACGAGGAGTCAAAGATGGTGATGCCTGGTGATCATGTGAAAATGGAGGTTGAGCTTATTACACCGGTTGCTTGTGAGCAGGGTATGAGGTTTGCCATCAGAGAAGGTGGGAAGACTGTAGGTGCTGGTGTCATTCAGTCGATTATCGAGTAG
- the LOC131005103 gene encoding probable serine/threonine-protein kinase WNK3 isoform X2, whose product MVQDSASETEPDDYDIVPEFVEYKEVLGKGAFKKVYRAFDELEGIEVAWNQVKLADLLRNSDDMERLCSEVHLLKTLKHKNIIKFYNSWIDTKNEHINFITEIFVSGTLRQYRKKHKHVDVRALKKWSRQILEGLSYLHRHDPPVIHRDLKCDNVFVNGNQGEVKIGDLGLAAILQKASSAHSVIGTPEFMAPELYEEEYNELVDIYAFGMCLLELVTFEYPYVECSNAAQIYKKVTAGIKPASLRKVKDPDIREFIEKCIAKVPDRLSAKELLMDPFLKSDEDGLGHSLWRQSTNADANGNWFDNGKNHHDSGFEGRRDFTLQGQRKDHNTIFLKLRIADASGHIRNIHFPFDVEEDTSIAVASEMVEELDLTDHDVSVIAAMIDSEFQSLIPDCTPGGLANNNNFGGETMIEFGISGAHGDVSPLTHETPHSGPLVLERLPSGRKYWSDSPKACGGCSPLKPGPSHLMSADSTASGDTWSEVTPQSPFSHKDISTSHDVSPLRHVEYDSDREDDSKKQPASAPSELQFGEDERLLDAPESGTPQPLEEKENASPCGSDAGDIKSVLKKLDCVLDEQFKELNDLKQKHKEAVFDLLKDLPEEAHHRIFSVCNAKIYGTN is encoded by the exons ATGGTGCAGGACTCGGCGTCCGAGACCGAACCGGACGATTACGATATTGTGCCCGAATTCGTCGAG TACAAAGAAGTGCTTGGAAAAGGGGCTTTCAAAAAAGT ATATAGGGCTTTTGATGAGTTGGAAGGCATAGAGGTGGCTTGGAATCAGGTGAAACTTGCTGATCTATTGAGAAATTCCGATGATATGGAGAGGTTGTGTTCTGAAGTTCACCTGCTGAAAACTCTCAAGCACAAGAACATTATCAAATTTTACAACTCGTGGATTGATACAAAGAACGAGCATATCAACTTCATTACTGAGATTTTCGTGTCTGGGACTCTAAGACA GTATAGGAAGAAACACAAGCATGTTGATGTGAGGGCATTGAAGAAATGGTCTAGGCAAATCTTAGAAGGGCTTTCATATCTTCACCGTCATGATCCTCCAGTTATTCATCGAGACTTGAAATGTGATAATGTTTTTGTCAATGGGAATCAAGGAGAGGTGAAAATTGGTGATCTTGGGCTGGCTGCTATCCTACAGAAAGCTAGTTCAGCTCACAGTGTCATAG GTACTCCGGAATTCATGGCACCGGAGCTTTATGAGGAAGAATACAATGAACTTGTAGATATATATGCATTTGGTATGTGCTTGCTAGAGCTAGTCACCTTTGAGTATCCATATGTGGAATGCTCCAATGCTGCTCAGATTTACAAAAAAGTGACAGCA GGAATCAAGCCTGCATCATTAAGAAAAGTGAAGGATCCTGATATCCGGGAGTTCATAGAAAAATGCATCGCAAAAGTCCCTGATCGGTTGTCAGCCAAAGAATTACTGATGGATCCATTCTTAAAATCAGATGAGGACGGTTTAGGTCATTCACTGTGGCGACAATCTACCAATGCAG ATGCTAATGGCAACTGGTTTGACAATGGTAAAAATCACCATGATTCTGGATTTGAGGGGAGGCGAGACTTCACATTGCAGGGTCAAAGAAAAGACCATAatacaatatttttgaaacttcGAATTGCAGATGCATCAG GGCATATAAGGAACATTCACTTTCCATTTGATGTCGAGGAGGACACTTCCATTGCCGTTGCTAGTGAAATGGTTGAAGAGCTGGATTTGACAGATCATGATGTCTCGGTTATTGCTGCAATGATCGATTCTGAATTCCAATCCCTCATTCCTGATTGTACACCTGGAGGGCTTGCAAACAACAACAATTTTGGTGGTGAAACAATGATTGAATTTGGTATATCTGGAGCACACGGAGATGTTTCTCCCCTGACGCATGAAACTCCTCACTCTGGCCCTCTTGTTTTGGAAAGACTCCCCTCGGGTAGAAAATACTGGTCTGATTCGCCCAAAGCTTGTGGCGGATGCTCGCCACTAAAGCCAGGGCCGTCTCACTTGATGTCAGCAGATTCAACTGCCTCTGGAGACACCTGGTCTGAAGTAACGCCACAATCACCATTTAGCCATAAAGATATTAGCACCTCTCATGATGTTTCGCCTCTCAGACATGTGGAGTATGACTCTGATCGCGAAGATGACAGCAAGAAGCAACCGGCTTCTGCACCTAGTGAGTTACAATTTGGTGAAGATGAGCGGCTCCTTGATGCACCTGAAAGCGGGACTCCTCAACCattagaagaaaaagaaaacgcATCTCCATGTGGAAGTGACGCAGGAGACATCAAGAGTGTTCTCAAGAAACTCGACTGTGTGCTGGACGAGCAGTTCAAGGAGCTGAACGATCTGAAGCAGAAGCACAAAGAAGCTGTTTTTGATCTTCTAAAGGACCTGCCGGAGGAGGCTCATCACAGGATTTTTAGCGTCTGCAACGCCAAGATATATGGCACGAATTGA
- the LOC131005103 gene encoding probable serine/threonine-protein kinase WNK3 isoform X1, with product MVQDSASETEPDDYDIVPEFVEVDPSGRYGRYKEVLGKGAFKKVYRAFDELEGIEVAWNQVKLADLLRNSDDMERLCSEVHLLKTLKHKNIIKFYNSWIDTKNEHINFITEIFVSGTLRQYRKKHKHVDVRALKKWSRQILEGLSYLHRHDPPVIHRDLKCDNVFVNGNQGEVKIGDLGLAAILQKASSAHSVIGTPEFMAPELYEEEYNELVDIYAFGMCLLELVTFEYPYVECSNAAQIYKKVTAGIKPASLRKVKDPDIREFIEKCIAKVPDRLSAKELLMDPFLKSDEDGLGHSLWRQSTNADANGNWFDNGKNHHDSGFEGRRDFTLQGQRKDHNTIFLKLRIADASGHIRNIHFPFDVEEDTSIAVASEMVEELDLTDHDVSVIAAMIDSEFQSLIPDCTPGGLANNNNFGGETMIEFGISGAHGDVSPLTHETPHSGPLVLERLPSGRKYWSDSPKACGGCSPLKPGPSHLMSADSTASGDTWSEVTPQSPFSHKDISTSHDVSPLRHVEYDSDREDDSKKQPASAPSELQFGEDERLLDAPESGTPQPLEEKENASPCGSDAGDIKSVLKKLDCVLDEQFKELNDLKQKHKEAVFDLLKDLPEEAHHRIFSVCNAKIYGTN from the exons ATGGTGCAGGACTCGGCGTCCGAGACCGAACCGGACGATTACGATATTGTGCCCGAATTCGTCGAGGTGGATCCCTCCGGTCGCTACGGTCGA TACAAAGAAGTGCTTGGAAAAGGGGCTTTCAAAAAAGT ATATAGGGCTTTTGATGAGTTGGAAGGCATAGAGGTGGCTTGGAATCAGGTGAAACTTGCTGATCTATTGAGAAATTCCGATGATATGGAGAGGTTGTGTTCTGAAGTTCACCTGCTGAAAACTCTCAAGCACAAGAACATTATCAAATTTTACAACTCGTGGATTGATACAAAGAACGAGCATATCAACTTCATTACTGAGATTTTCGTGTCTGGGACTCTAAGACA GTATAGGAAGAAACACAAGCATGTTGATGTGAGGGCATTGAAGAAATGGTCTAGGCAAATCTTAGAAGGGCTTTCATATCTTCACCGTCATGATCCTCCAGTTATTCATCGAGACTTGAAATGTGATAATGTTTTTGTCAATGGGAATCAAGGAGAGGTGAAAATTGGTGATCTTGGGCTGGCTGCTATCCTACAGAAAGCTAGTTCAGCTCACAGTGTCATAG GTACTCCGGAATTCATGGCACCGGAGCTTTATGAGGAAGAATACAATGAACTTGTAGATATATATGCATTTGGTATGTGCTTGCTAGAGCTAGTCACCTTTGAGTATCCATATGTGGAATGCTCCAATGCTGCTCAGATTTACAAAAAAGTGACAGCA GGAATCAAGCCTGCATCATTAAGAAAAGTGAAGGATCCTGATATCCGGGAGTTCATAGAAAAATGCATCGCAAAAGTCCCTGATCGGTTGTCAGCCAAAGAATTACTGATGGATCCATTCTTAAAATCAGATGAGGACGGTTTAGGTCATTCACTGTGGCGACAATCTACCAATGCAG ATGCTAATGGCAACTGGTTTGACAATGGTAAAAATCACCATGATTCTGGATTTGAGGGGAGGCGAGACTTCACATTGCAGGGTCAAAGAAAAGACCATAatacaatatttttgaaacttcGAATTGCAGATGCATCAG GGCATATAAGGAACATTCACTTTCCATTTGATGTCGAGGAGGACACTTCCATTGCCGTTGCTAGTGAAATGGTTGAAGAGCTGGATTTGACAGATCATGATGTCTCGGTTATTGCTGCAATGATCGATTCTGAATTCCAATCCCTCATTCCTGATTGTACACCTGGAGGGCTTGCAAACAACAACAATTTTGGTGGTGAAACAATGATTGAATTTGGTATATCTGGAGCACACGGAGATGTTTCTCCCCTGACGCATGAAACTCCTCACTCTGGCCCTCTTGTTTTGGAAAGACTCCCCTCGGGTAGAAAATACTGGTCTGATTCGCCCAAAGCTTGTGGCGGATGCTCGCCACTAAAGCCAGGGCCGTCTCACTTGATGTCAGCAGATTCAACTGCCTCTGGAGACACCTGGTCTGAAGTAACGCCACAATCACCATTTAGCCATAAAGATATTAGCACCTCTCATGATGTTTCGCCTCTCAGACATGTGGAGTATGACTCTGATCGCGAAGATGACAGCAAGAAGCAACCGGCTTCTGCACCTAGTGAGTTACAATTTGGTGAAGATGAGCGGCTCCTTGATGCACCTGAAAGCGGGACTCCTCAACCattagaagaaaaagaaaacgcATCTCCATGTGGAAGTGACGCAGGAGACATCAAGAGTGTTCTCAAGAAACTCGACTGTGTGCTGGACGAGCAGTTCAAGGAGCTGAACGATCTGAAGCAGAAGCACAAAGAAGCTGTTTTTGATCTTCTAAAGGACCTGCCGGAGGAGGCTCATCACAGGATTTTTAGCGTCTGCAACGCCAAGATATATGGCACGAATTGA